In Euphorbia lathyris chromosome 2, ddEupLath1.1, whole genome shotgun sequence, the sequence TTTAGATTCCTGAGTCAATTCAAATCTCTTCAAATGGTAAATATAGGGTTTGTGTTGGATTTGAGAAGAACTGTTGCTTCCTCAATTTGTATGTGATCTACTTCAAGTAAAATTTGATGCTCTTCCTTGTTGGTCTTTTTTGTTTCAactgataattagataatcttGGGGCTTTGCACCTCTGAATCTAGGCTTAATAACACTGTGGTGATTACTGCATAATTATGTTGGCTCCGTCCGATGCCTAATCTTGCACGAAAACTTTGGATTTGAAGAGCAGTGTTTCAGAATTCAGATACAAAAACTCCCAGAAGTTTGTAGGAATCATATTTCTTTCCTTTAGAATTTCAAAGCTCGTTTCTAGAAATACATTGCGTTTACAGAAACAGACTAGTGCATTTTCAGATCTCTTGCTCACCAATCAAATTGCATCAAATTTCTAATCCTTctaaatcctttttttttccgTCTTATGTAACTTGCATTGTGTAATATTAGTTTATTTTTAGCCTAATACCTACACAGTCTGCTATAAAAGTCGATTGCCCCATCCATGAACTATGAAAACGTTTAACTCTTTAAACTTGTTCAAAGTGATCTATTAACCTCTAAGATACATGTTTCAAAGGCTAATCGATTTGTTTTCAAAATTGGAGGAGTCACTAGACTTTTGTGAACAAGTTTGGAGAGCTAGGCATGTGCTagacctttttttttaatactttGTCACGATTTCCATATTTTATGTTTCTTTTAGAAATATAGTTTCACCGTGTCAGtttcagttttcttttctaGATGATGATGATAGCATGTTTTTCTAACACCAATGAGCTTTATCTTTATAAATTAGAATCTGGATCAAAATATATCCTCTGGCCTTTGAAGACATTGATTAACACCTATGTGCTAATGACATGAAACACAGGTCAAAATTCACAGGGGAATATGATAAGTTCTTTGGGGAAGGAGTTTATAAATGTGCTGGTTGCAACACACCACTTTATAAATCAACCACCAAATTTGATTCAGGGTGTGGTTGGCCTGCTTTTTTTGAAGGTCTCCCTGGCGCCATAAACCGCACTGTAAGTGTTACTTCTTTCCTATATCACTGGAACACCTCTATTTcgaaggttatgttttagaaataacatttccaATGTCTATCTCCGTTTTTTATTTCTGTATCCGTGTTTGGTTGAATGGAATGAATAATTTGATTTCAGGCGGATCCGGATGGGAGGAGAACTGAAATAACATGTGCAGCTTGTGGGGGGCATTT encodes:
- the LOC136219857 gene encoding peptide methionine sulfoxide reductase B5-like — its product is MATPIEKTEEEWRAVLSPQQFHILRQKGTESKFTGEYDKFFGEGVYKCAGCNTPLYKSTTKFDSGCGWPAFFEGLPGAINRTADPDGRRTEITCAACGGHLGHVFKGEGYKNPTDERHCVNSISIKFLPAN